A single Struthio camelus isolate bStrCam1 chromosome 8, bStrCam1.hap1, whole genome shotgun sequence DNA region contains:
- the VAMP4 gene encoding vesicle-associated membrane protein 4 has protein sequence MGQLTRRRGTGHFPPVRPGAEPGWCAPVAVPPPPALTTMPPKFKRHLNDDEVTGSVKSERRNLLEEDSDEEEDFFLRGPSGPRFGPRNDKIRHVQNQVDEVIDVMQENITKVIERGERLDDLQDKSESLSDNATAFSNRAKQLRRQMWWRGCKMKAVIALVAVILLLVIIIPIVLKYHS, from the exons ATGGGCCAGCTGACTCGCCGCCGCGGCACCGGCCATTTCCCGCCGGTGCGGCCCGGAGCGGAGCCCG GGTGGTGCGCTCCCGtcgccgttccccccccccccgccctcaccACCATGCCACCGAAATTCAAGCGGCACCTGAACGACGACGAGGTCACGGGCTCGGTGAAGAGCGAGCGG aggAACCTTTTAGAGGAAGATTCAGATGAAGAGGAAGACTTTTTCTT GAGAGGGCCGTCCGGACCGAGATTTGGACCCAGGAATGACAAAATCAGGCA TGTCCAGAACCAGGTGGACGAAGTCATTGACGTTATGCAGGAGAACATCACAAAGGTGATCGAGAGAGGTGAGCGGCTGGATGACCTGCAGGATAAATCAG aAAGTTTATCAGACAATGCAACAGCTTTTAGCAACAGAGCCAAACAGCTTCGAAGACAGATGTGGTGGCGAGGCTGCAAG ATGAAGGCGGTCATAGCCCTGGTGGCGGTCATTCTCCTGCTTGTGATTATCA TACCCATAGTCCTGAAGTACCATTCCTGA